The following proteins are encoded in a genomic region of Pirellulales bacterium:
- a CDS encoding thioredoxin domain-containing protein, translating into MLSLHSIVACLAVSGVGQTELIDFSASWCGPCRQMQPIVDALAAQGKPVRKVDIDQDKALAARFGVTSIPCFVMLVDGQEVDRVVGGTSRARLEQMLQLASRSRSSQPSGPSAAAGNAATFAGGSFLPPPAMPPAPAMRGQSPDAGISGPGRPSTFAPDAAVQGVSLPGQLSQQPLVTSDPTVGQGPHREALTAAGDAIARNNQAAEKCLASSVRLKVEDADGNSVGSGTIIDARAGEALVLTCGHIFRESKGNGNIFIDLFGPGSPKRVPGQLIGYDLKRDVGLVTFRPGVHVIVAKVAPTDYMVKRGDAVISVGCDNGREPSARVSHVASTDKYAPAPNIQVVGQPVEGRSGGGLFTAEGFVIGVCNAADPADNEGLYAGIGAIHGELTRKGLTEMIAAPTALPSRELPAMAQEMPAAGRPGAAPRVVPTSADDPRGPLAGQMGDAPLTPAERSLLEKIRSGAGDAEVVCIVRPLTDPHAMSEIVVVDHASPELLRQLSLEGHAQQARRLASIANKPAAATQNRPREILDAARSWQPNTVAPRFK; encoded by the coding sequence ATGCTGTCGTTGCATTCCATCGTGGCGTGTCTCGCAGTGTCGGGTGTGGGTCAGACCGAGCTCATCGATTTCTCGGCGTCTTGGTGCGGCCCCTGCCGCCAGATGCAGCCGATCGTCGATGCGTTGGCGGCGCAAGGCAAACCTGTGCGCAAGGTCGACATCGATCAAGACAAGGCGCTGGCCGCGCGGTTCGGCGTGACTTCGATTCCCTGTTTCGTGATGCTCGTCGACGGCCAGGAAGTCGATCGTGTCGTCGGCGGCACTTCGCGAGCCAGGCTGGAGCAGATGTTGCAGCTGGCCAGTCGATCGCGATCGTCGCAACCCTCCGGCCCGAGCGCGGCGGCCGGCAATGCAGCGACATTTGCCGGCGGATCCTTCCTGCCACCGCCCGCCATGCCCCCCGCACCCGCCATGCGCGGTCAATCACCCGACGCCGGCATATCTGGCCCGGGTCGTCCCAGCACATTCGCGCCGGATGCGGCGGTACAGGGCGTGTCCCTGCCCGGGCAGCTTAGCCAGCAACCTTTGGTGACGTCTGACCCGACCGTGGGGCAGGGTCCACATCGCGAGGCTTTGACCGCCGCCGGGGACGCGATCGCGCGAAACAATCAGGCGGCGGAAAAGTGCCTGGCTTCGAGCGTGCGCTTGAAGGTCGAAGACGCCGACGGAAACTCCGTGGGTTCGGGCACGATTATCGACGCGCGCGCCGGCGAAGCCCTGGTGCTGACCTGCGGGCACATCTTTCGCGAGTCGAAGGGGAACGGCAACATCTTCATCGATCTGTTTGGCCCGGGTTCGCCCAAACGAGTTCCGGGTCAATTGATTGGCTACGACCTGAAGCGCGACGTGGGCCTGGTAACCTTTCGGCCGGGCGTGCATGTGATCGTCGCGAAGGTGGCGCCGACGGACTATATGGTGAAGCGTGGCGACGCCGTGATCAGCGTCGGCTGCGACAATGGCCGCGAGCCGTCGGCCCGTGTCAGCCATGTGGCGAGCACGGACAAGTACGCGCCCGCCCCCAACATTCAAGTGGTGGGGCAACCGGTTGAAGGGCGCAGCGGCGGTGGCCTGTTCACAGCCGAAGGATTCGTGATTGGCGTTTGCAATGCCGCTGATCCGGCCGACAACGAAGGACTCTACGCCGGCATCGGGGCGATCCACGGCGAACTCACACGGAAAGGGCTCACCGAGATGATTGCTGCCCCCACCGCCTTGCCATCGCGCGAGCTGCCAGCGATGGCGCAAGAGATGCCCGCCGCGGGTCGACCCGGCGCCGCGCCGCGCGTCGTGCCGACCAGCGCCGACGATCCACGTGGCCCGTTGGCCGGTCAGATGGGTGATGCCCCGCTAACCCCGGCTGAAAGATCGCTGCTGGAAAAGATTCGCTCTGGTGCCGGCGATGCCGAGGTGGTGTGCATCGTACGGCCGTTGACGGATCCGCACGCCATGAGCGAAATCGTTGTCGTCGACCACGCCTCGCCGGAACTGTTGCGGCAATTATCGCTGGAAGGGCACGCCCAACAGGCGCGACGGCTGGCATCGATCGCAAACAAGCCGGCCGCCGCGACGCAGAACCGCCCTCGCGAGATTCTGGACGCTGCTCGTAGCTGGCAGCCGAACACCGTCGCGCCCCGTTTCAAATAA